The Streptomyces sp. NBC_01275 genome has a segment encoding these proteins:
- the rpmD gene encoding 50S ribosomal protein L30, translated as MARLKITQTKSYIGSKQNHRDTLRSLGLKRLNDVVVKEDRPEFRGMVHTVRHLVTVEEVD; from the coding sequence ATGGCTCGCCTCAAGATCACGCAGACGAAGTCGTACATCGGCAGCAAGCAGAACCACCGTGACACCCTTCGTTCGCTCGGGCTCAAGCGCCTGAACGACGTGGTCGTCAAGGAGGACCGCCCCGAGTTCCGCGGCATGGTGCACACCGTCCGCCACCTCGTGACGGTTGAGGAGGTCGACTGA